A genomic segment from Helicobacteraceae bacterium encodes:
- a CDS encoding S26 family signal peptidase translates to MRKPKTLRVRLISLALALSIGVTLLAAMLIANGKGYYIAINDNYSFPNRIYLAREITPDERICSDGRFKRGSLVIFRLDDRLSDTPYQEKLKNRDLFKEVVCLEGDYLQKVENRFICNNEEVAIARPNDSEGKPYAVSFDYDGVIPEGLLFVTAPHYMSFDSRYFGFVEVKAVKGEILWAIY, encoded by the coding sequence TTGAGAAAGCCAAAAACGCTACGCGTTAGGCTTATCTCTCTAGCCCTAGCTCTATCTATTGGAGTTACTCTTCTAGCCGCTATGCTGATCGCTAACGGCAAAGGGTATTATATAGCGATCAACGATAACTACTCCTTTCCTAACCGTATCTACCTAGCAAGAGAGATAACGCCCGACGAGAGAATATGTAGCGACGGACGGTTTAAGCGCGGCTCTCTTGTGATATTTAGGTTGGACGATCGCCTATCGGATACTCCTTACCAAGAGAAGCTAAAAAACCGCGATCTGTTCAAAGAAGTCGTCTGTTTAGAAGGCGATTACCTTCAAAAGGTCGAAAATCGGTTTATCTGTAATAACGAGGAAGTAGCCATTGCTCGACCCAATGATAGCGAGGGCAAGCCTTACGCCGTTAGCTTTGATTACGACGGCGTTATACCGGAGGGGCTGTTATTCGTAACCGCCCCTCATTATATGAGCTTTGATAGCCGCTACTTTGGGTTTGTAGAGGTTAAAGCCGTTAAAGGAGAGATATTATGGGCGATATATTAA
- a CDS encoding TraC family protein — protein sequence MKLFSKHSAQSETTAQIEESQLAEMNEMLERSDKNAPKQVVTSNLTQKAKDRASLLKEKAKEQTRIIKDRLKSTGDQIKGYNLPLRLKHAYKKIKIKSLRALKEQNTFDSLPSDRLVSLTEKEWNKLWKRNRIGDYLPYWVFDEQTGIYVNNDNSYSILFECAPRIAMDGKTATSFAEIISKLPDNLILQIVLVGGSNNCWRIENWRQTHLKRAMENELLSAVINDLAKFFEQKHKEKATETMLAKLKSFRLFISLKAGDKNYNALIDCASSTKSILSTNGFAPVICHPERLTPVLYEALNGDVDPREIPEYTPAKELNRQLIGGESEFACFADHVRISSKANRRLDGKAKGKYWQALSPQTLPERAHIFDFGDKIGAKLSNAINANQFIDSFIISATVAKQPSLKTKAVRRNHSTNLQLTFSDALFRRRANIRKESVDILDRIDERREPLYSFDLDVLVSGDSYDQLQSNVASIKSYWRQGGNEQAIKLEAIPDVNQLAFLAALPMGANKEYIDTCGKSFSYFANQIAQFLPLEADYGGNGDNLAFATRRAALCLIDLFISNNNFNAYIVAGAGAGKSMLLQFIAALSYARGDRVVAIDIGRSQKRLCEELKGQYLEVDPLNPISFNPFSSIKTSEELVAEMGYLVYFCYALGANLNEAQAESEKKLIDSYLPAAIRESYNEKGASAEVTDVKNLMEKQDDPRCKDFARQMSSYCRGGLYEKFFMGESKANFNDDFIVVELQPVEDSPEIRDPIIMIALYHLNKSAFKSKSLDRKRLVTIIDEAHKFLGKNPRMDNFIEQAYRRYRKENGSILIATQSFSDIYSEANGLSRAGAAITSCSSWNFFLQQSESSKNLLVKSGIFGLSSYEEQLMRSVTTKKDEYSEIFMTTPDNLRLPIRLIVPRTFYWLTTSDPEDKKKLQRTMDQENVTIAKAIEIIVEREKAAKRRL from the coding sequence TGCTTGAAAGGAGCGATAAAAACGCTCCAAAGCAAGTCGTAACCTCTAATCTAACGCAAAAGGCTAAAGATAGAGCTTCTCTCCTAAAAGAAAAAGCAAAAGAACAAACTAGAATCATAAAAGATCGCCTTAAATCCACAGGCGATCAGATAAAAGGCTACAACCTGCCTTTAAGATTAAAGCACGCCTATAAAAAGATAAAGATTAAATCTTTGCGCGCTCTTAAGGAGCAAAATACCTTTGACTCTCTTCCTTCGGATCGATTGGTCTCTTTAACCGAAAAAGAGTGGAATAAACTATGGAAGCGCAATAGGATAGGCGACTATCTGCCCTATTGGGTGTTTGACGAGCAGACGGGAATATATGTAAATAACGATAATAGCTACTCGATCTTATTTGAATGCGCTCCGCGCATAGCGATGGATGGCAAGACCGCCACAAGCTTTGCGGAGATAATCTCTAAATTACCGGATAATCTTATCTTGCAAATCGTTCTGGTAGGCGGCTCGAACAACTGCTGGCGCATTGAAAATTGGAGACAAACCCATCTTAAAAGAGCTATGGAAAACGAACTACTATCAGCCGTTATCAACGATTTAGCTAAGTTTTTCGAGCAAAAACATAAGGAAAAAGCGACGGAGACAATGCTTGCGAAGCTAAAGTCGTTTAGGCTATTCATTTCGCTTAAGGCAGGCGATAAAAATTATAACGCCTTAATCGACTGCGCCTCCTCAACCAAAAGCATTCTCTCTACCAACGGCTTTGCTCCTGTTATCTGCCATCCCGAACGCTTAACGCCGGTTTTATACGAGGCTCTTAACGGCGACGTCGATCCAAGAGAGATACCCGAATATACCCCCGCAAAAGAGCTAAACAGGCAGCTTATCGGAGGAGAGAGCGAGTTCGCCTGCTTTGCGGATCACGTTAGGATAAGCTCTAAAGCCAACAGGCGATTAGACGGCAAAGCCAAAGGCAAGTATTGGCAAGCCTTGTCTCCGCAGACGCTTCCAGAAAGAGCGCATATTTTTGATTTCGGCGATAAGATCGGCGCTAAACTTTCAAATGCTATTAACGCCAATCAGTTTATAGACAGCTTTATTATCTCGGCTACCGTAGCCAAACAACCCTCGCTTAAAACCAAAGCCGTCAGGCGCAACCACTCTACAAACCTTCAGCTTACCTTTTCGGACGCGCTCTTTAGACGACGCGCCAATATCAGAAAAGAAAGCGTGGATATATTAGACCGTATAGACGAAAGAAGAGAGCCGTTATACTCCTTCGACCTAGACGTTTTAGTCTCGGGCGACAGCTACGATCAGTTGCAGTCTAACGTCGCGTCGATTAAAAGCTATTGGCGCCAAGGCGGAAACGAACAGGCAATCAAGCTCGAAGCTATACCAGACGTCAATCAGCTTGCCTTTTTAGCGGCTCTGCCTATGGGCGCCAATAAAGAGTATATAGATACCTGCGGCAAGAGCTTTTCGTACTTTGCCAATCAGATAGCTCAATTCCTACCTCTCGAAGCCGACTATGGCGGCAACGGCGATAATCTAGCGTTTGCCACAAGGAGAGCCGCCCTGTGCCTTATCGATCTGTTTATCTCAAATAATAACTTCAACGCCTATATCGTTGCGGGCGCCGGCGCGGGCAAATCGATGTTGTTGCAATTTATAGCCGCGCTCTCATACGCCAGAGGCGATAGAGTGGTCGCAATAGATATAGGTCGCTCCCAAAAGCGCCTATGCGAGGAGCTTAAAGGTCAGTATTTAGAGGTCGATCCTCTAAATCCTATCAGCTTCAACCCTTTTAGCTCGATTAAAACAAGCGAAGAGCTAGTAGCCGAAATGGGCTATCTGGTCTATTTCTGCTACGCCTTAGGCGCTAATCTAAACGAAGCCCAAGCCGAGAGCGAAAAGAAACTAATAGACAGTTATCTGCCCGCGGCTATAAGGGAGAGTTATAACGAGAAAGGCGCTAGCGCCGAAGTAACGGACGTAAAAAATCTAATGGAAAAACAAGACGACCCCCGTTGCAAGGATTTCGCTCGTCAGATGAGTAGCTATTGCAGAGGCGGTCTGTATGAAAAGTTCTTTATGGGCGAAAGCAAGGCGAACTTTAACGACGATTTTATAGTCGTGGAGCTACAGCCCGTAGAGGATAGTCCGGAGATACGAGACCCTATTATTATGATAGCGCTATACCACCTAAACAAAAGCGCCTTCAAAAGCAAAAGCCTTGATCGCAAACGATTGGTAACAATTATAGACGAAGCGCATAAGTTTCTCGGTAAAAACCCCAGAATGGACAATTTTATCGAGCAAGCCTATAGACGCTATCGCAAGGAGAACGGCTCTATCCTGATCGCCACGCAATCCTTTAGCGACATCTACTCCGAAGCCAACGGGCTAAGCAGAGCGGGAGCGGCGATTACCTCTTGCTCCTCTTGGAACTTTTTTCTCCAACAGTCCGAATCGTCTAAAAATCTGTTGGTTAAGTCTGGGATATTCGGCTTGTCCTCTTACGAGGAACAGCTTATGCGTTCCGTAACCACTAAAAAAGACGAATACAGCGAGATATTTATGACCACCCCCGATAACTTGAGGTTACCGATAAGGCTGATCGTTCCAAGAACTTTCTATTGGCTTACCACCTCCGATCCCGAAGACAAGAAGAAGCTACAAAGAACGATGGATCAGGAGAATGTAACGATCGCCAAAGCCATAGAGATCATAGTCGAGCGCGAGAAAGCCGCTAAGAGGAGATTATAA